A stretch of Pirellulales bacterium DNA encodes these proteins:
- a CDS encoding DUF1501 domain-containing protein, which produces MLTFFGRRRRFCDGVSRRDFLRVGALSVGGLSLADLLRLKAEGAVGPTPGKSVIMVFLHGGPPHLDMYDMKPRAPVEFRGEFNPISGNVPGMDCCELMPRQAGIMDKLAILRGLHFVEEHSAHSLWTGFPERINRPAFGSVVSYLKGKQDGLPPYVSLMNQPLSENPAYCGTPHRPFVPNGPGLEDLGLAAGISVDRLKGRQQLLGGLDTIRREVDYRGALAGIDAYTVRALDMVASSKSREAFDLDKESPAVRERYGKANEDFLRARRLVEAGISVVTLVVGGWDTHSNNFNSMRNLLPKLDQGMHALVSDLHERGMNRDVAVILWGEFGRTPRVNATAGRDHWPRAGFAVMAGGSFQTGQVIGATDARGEAAVGLSMKSSHVLASLYQHMGIDPGISIPDHNGRPTYLLDERDPVPGLV; this is translated from the coding sequence ATGTTGACCTTTTTTGGACGGCGACGGCGGTTCTGTGACGGGGTCTCGCGGCGAGATTTTCTCCGCGTCGGCGCACTTTCGGTCGGCGGCCTTTCTTTGGCCGACCTGCTGCGGCTGAAGGCCGAGGGGGCCGTCGGTCCCACGCCCGGCAAAAGCGTGATCATGGTCTTCCTGCACGGCGGGCCGCCGCACCTGGACATGTACGACATGAAGCCGCGCGCCCCGGTGGAATTCCGCGGCGAGTTCAATCCGATTAGCGGCAACGTGCCCGGCATGGATTGCTGCGAGCTGATGCCCCGGCAGGCCGGCATCATGGACAAGCTGGCAATCTTGCGCGGGCTGCACTTTGTTGAAGAACACAGTGCCCACTCGCTGTGGACCGGCTTCCCCGAGCGGATCAATCGGCCCGCGTTTGGCTCGGTGGTCAGTTACTTGAAGGGGAAGCAGGATGGGCTGCCGCCATATGTGAGCTTGATGAATCAACCGCTGTCCGAGAATCCCGCGTATTGCGGCACGCCGCATCGGCCGTTCGTGCCCAACGGGCCGGGTTTGGAAGATTTGGGGCTGGCGGCCGGCATTTCCGTCGATCGGTTGAAGGGGAGGCAGCAGTTGCTCGGCGGACTCGACACGATCCGCCGCGAGGTCGACTACCGCGGCGCGCTGGCCGGCATCGATGCTTACACGGTCCGCGCGCTCGACATGGTGGCTTCCAGCAAAAGCCGCGAGGCGTTCGACCTGGATAAAGAATCGCCCGCCGTGCGCGAGCGCTACGGCAAGGCGAACGAAGATTTCTTGCGCGCCCGGCGGCTAGTCGAGGCGGGAATTTCGGTAGTAACGCTGGTCGTGGGGGGCTGGGACACGCACAGCAATAATTTCAACTCGATGCGCAACCTGCTTCCCAAGCTCGACCAGGGGATGCACGCGCTAGTGAGCGATCTGCACGAGCGGGGCATGAATCGCGACGTGGCGGTGATCCTGTGGGGCGAGTTCGGCCGCACGCCGCGCGTCAACGCCACGGCCGGTCGCGACCATTGGCCGCGGGCCGGATTTGCGGTGATGGCCGGCGGCAGTTTTCAGACGGGCCAGGTCATCGGCGCTACCGACGCCCGCGGCGAAGCGGCCGTGGGCTTGTCGATGAAATCGAGCCATGTGCTCGCGAGCCTGTACCAGCACATGGGCATCGACCCGGGGATCTCGATCCCCGATCACAACGGCCGTCCGACTTATCTGCTGGACGAGCGCGACCCGGTGCCGGGGTTGGTGTAG
- a CDS encoding lectin-like protein yields MFKSVPVFLALSAVIYCAATQPSSAGVIPISPVISDPATGHSYQLLSNANWADSEAEAEALGGHLATIGNQEQQNFLLDVFGGYGGQQHLLWIGLYDPTQQINAANPADNYLWVSGAPITYTNWDSGEPNNAFGTEFWVAMYYPNFHNPGAWNDWSNQTLDPIGIPFNGVVEFVPEPASITTAVVLAVGGLLAYRGRGSSTTRTQ; encoded by the coding sequence ATGTTCAAAAGCGTTCCCGTTTTCTTAGCGCTATCGGCGGTCATCTACTGTGCCGCCACGCAACCAAGCTCGGCAGGCGTGATTCCCATCAGTCCCGTCATTTCCGATCCAGCGACGGGGCATAGTTACCAACTATTGTCGAATGCGAATTGGGCCGACTCAGAGGCGGAGGCAGAAGCTCTCGGCGGGCACCTGGCAACAATCGGCAACCAAGAGCAGCAGAACTTCTTGCTCGACGTGTTCGGCGGCTATGGCGGCCAACAACATCTGCTCTGGATCGGTCTTTACGACCCGACGCAGCAAATCAACGCCGCGAACCCGGCCGACAACTACCTCTGGGTCAGCGGTGCGCCGATCACGTACACCAATTGGGATAGCGGCGAGCCAAACAATGCCTTTGGAACCGAGTTCTGGGTCGCCATGTACTACCCGAATTTCCACAATCCGGGTGCTTGGAACGACTGGTCGAATCAAACCCTCGATCCGATCGGCATTCCATTTAATGGCGTCGTGGAATTCGTCCCCGAACCGGCCTCGATAACGACCGCGGTCGTACTGGCCGTCGGCGGCTTGCTAGCGTATCGCGGCCGCGGGTCGTCGACCACACGCACGCAGTGA
- a CDS encoding protein-L-isoaspartate(D-aspartate) O-methyltransferase translates to MPPDSEVHLARLRMVRDLERHGIRDRRVLDAMSRVPRERFVNVARLADAYANRALAIDCEQTISQPLIVAMMSEALELAGHETVLDIGTGSGYQTAILAELAARVISLELHAELSARAGRVLTELNYQNVKLLVGDGTQGWPDEAPYRGILVAAATTTCPPALLNQLAEGGRLAIPLGSPSGQTLERIERHGETYHRLELTKCRFVPLVGGGTHES, encoded by the coding sequence ATGCCTCCAGACAGCGAAGTCCATCTTGCGCGATTGCGCATGGTCCGCGACCTCGAGCGGCACGGCATTCGTGATCGCCGTGTGCTGGACGCGATGAGCCGTGTGCCGCGCGAGCGCTTCGTCAATGTCGCGCGACTGGCCGATGCCTACGCCAATCGCGCTTTGGCCATCGACTGCGAGCAAACCATCAGCCAGCCCCTGATCGTGGCCATGATGAGCGAGGCGCTCGAACTCGCGGGCCATGAAACCGTCCTCGATATCGGCACCGGCAGCGGTTATCAAACCGCCATCCTGGCTGAGTTGGCCGCACGCGTGATCTCGCTGGAATTACATGCTGAACTTTCGGCGCGGGCCGGCCGCGTTCTAACAGAGCTGAACTATCAGAACGTCAAATTGTTGGTCGGCGACGGCACGCAGGGGTGGCCAGACGAGGCGCCCTACCGGGGCATTCTGGTTGCCGCGGCTACCACGACCTGCCCCCCTGCCCTGCTGAATCAACTGGCCGAGGGCGGCCGATTAGCCATACCTCTCGGTAGCCCCAGCGGCCAGACGCTCGAGCGCATCGAGCGCCACGGCGAGACATACCACCGCCTGGAATTGACAAAGTGCCGCTTCGTGCCGTTGGTTGGTGGAGGTACGCATGAGAGTTAA